A genomic stretch from Pieris napi chromosome 18, ilPieNapi1.2, whole genome shotgun sequence includes:
- the LOC125058310 gene encoding uncharacterized protein LOC125058310 isoform X2 translates to MLKFLVICVLAACCHAQDSGESLLSRIEEHQNNLRNWEEENSRLLTTLLEKRKIYDNAKHNEAKLLEVVDYLVKKNMEILQNVVSELNTIHINMDKDVDGAESLSDIEMKALENELAEDEETVTHADENQENNEDGAETLSDTEIRNLESELAEGDEVAGDVEEENVESDGPNGNLYSDIDLNSHINDYPYDWYYQQSRK, encoded by the exons ATGTTGAA GTTCCTTGTGATTTGCGTGCTGGCTGCGTGTTGCCACGCCCAAGACTCTGGTGAATCATTGCTCTCTCGGATTGAGGAGCATCAAAACAATTTGCGTAATTGGGAAGAAGAGAACTCGCGATTGTTAACAACTCTATTGgaaaaacgcaaaatataCGATAATGCTAAACATAATGAAGCGAAGCTCTTGGAAGTTGTCGATTACTTGGTCAAAAAGAACATGGAAATCTTACAGAACGTTGTTAGTGAACTGAATAcgatacatattaatatgGACAAAGATGTAGACGGAGCGGAATCTTTGAGTGATATAGAAATGAAGGCGTTAGAAAA TGAACTAGCTGAGGACGAAGAAACTGTGACACATGCAGACGAAAATCAGGAAAATAATGAAGACGGAGCAGAAACTTTGAGTGATACAGAAATAAGGAATTTAGAAAGTGAACTAGCGGAGGGAGATGAAGTTGCCGGCGATGTAGAAGAAGAGAATGTAGAAAGTGACGGTCCGAATGGAAACCTTTACAGTGACATCGATTTGAATTCCCATATTAACGATTACCCATATGATTGGTACTATCAACAAAGTAGAAAATGA
- the LOC125058310 gene encoding uncharacterized protein LOC125058310 isoform X1: MLKFLVICVLAACCHAQDSGESLLSRIEEHQNNLRNWEEENSRLLTTLLEKRKIYDNAKHNEAKLLEVVDYLVKKNMEILQNVVSELNTIHINMDKDVDGAESLSDIEMKALENELGTTERSLESEPAEGDGIPGEVEEANVERHGDGEESLSDTERNLESELAEDEETVTHADENQENNEDGAETLSDTEIRNLESELAEGDEVAGDVEEENVESDGPNGNLYSDIDLNSHINDYPYDWYYQQSRK; this comes from the exons ATGTTGAA GTTCCTTGTGATTTGCGTGCTGGCTGCGTGTTGCCACGCCCAAGACTCTGGTGAATCATTGCTCTCTCGGATTGAGGAGCATCAAAACAATTTGCGTAATTGGGAAGAAGAGAACTCGCGATTGTTAACAACTCTATTGgaaaaacgcaaaatataCGATAATGCTAAACATAATGAAGCGAAGCTCTTGGAAGTTGTCGATTACTTGGTCAAAAAGAACATGGAAATCTTACAGAACGTTGTTAGTGAACTGAATAcgatacatattaatatgGACAAAGATGTAGACGGAGCGGAATCTTTGAGTGATATAGAAATGAAGGCGTTAGAAAACGAACTAGGAACTACAGAAAGGAGTTTAGAAAGTGAACCAGCAGAGGGAGATGGAATTCCCGGCGAAGTAGAAGAAGCGAATGTAGAAAGACATGGAGACGGAGAAGAAAGTTTGAGTGATACAGAAAGGAATTTAGAAAGTGAACTAGCTGAGGACGAAGAAACTGTGACACATGCAGACGAAAATCAGGAAAATAATGAAGACGGAGCAGAAACTTTGAGTGATACAGAAATAAGGAATTTAGAAAGTGAACTAGCGGAGGGAGATGAAGTTGCCGGCGATGTAGAAGAAGAGAATGTAGAAAGTGACGGTCCGAATGGAAACCTTTACAGTGACATCGATTTGAATTCCCATATTAACGATTACCCATATGATTGGTACTATCAACAAAGTAGAAAATGA